In Macrobrachium nipponense isolate FS-2020 chromosome 36, ASM1510439v2, whole genome shotgun sequence, a genomic segment contains:
- the LOC135203535 gene encoding probable H/ACA ribonucleoprotein complex subunit 1, whose product MTFGRSGGFGGGRGGGGGGGGGGGGYGGRGGGGGYGGRGGGGGRGGGGGFGGGGGFGGGRGGRGGGGFKGGFGGRGGDQGPPDQVAEIGFFTHTAQEDLVCTVTNPDVPYFNAPVYLENKEQVGKVDEIFGSPQQKFMSVKLGENMKAKSFKANTTLFIDPAKLLPLRIFLPGGDKGRGGGRGRGGRGGGRGGGRGGGGRGGGGGFGRGGGGGRGGGGFGRGGGGRGGGGGFGRGGGGGFGRGGGGGRGRGGGGGGFRR is encoded by the exons ATGACTTTTGGCCGCAGTGGTGGATTTGGTGgaggtcgaggaggaggaggaggcggaggcggcggcggcggcggataTGGAGGGCGGGGTGGTGGTGGAGGATATGGAGGCCGAGGGGGTGGAGGAGGtcgaggaggtggtggtggttttgGAGGAGGTGGTGGCTTTGGAGGAGGCCGTGGAGGTCGGGGAGGTGGAGGT TTTAAAGGAGGCTTTGGTGGTCGTGGAGGTGATCAAGGTCCCCCTGATCAG GTTGCAGAGATTGGTTTCTTCACACACACAGCACAGGAAGATTTAGTATGCACAGTAACAAATCCGGATGTACCCTATTTCAATGCTCCAGTATACCTTGAAAATAAAGAGCAG GTAGGGAaagttgatgaaatttttggATCTCCCCAGCAGAAGTTCATGTCCGTCAAGTTGGGTGAAAACATGAAAGCTAAATCATTTAAAGCAAACACAACG ttgttcATTGACCCTGCAAAACTCTTGCCACTACGAATTTTTCTTCCTGGTGGTGATAAAGGCCGAGGAGGTGGTAGAGGTCGTG gtgGTCGTGGAGGCGGCAGAGGTGGCggtcgtggtggtggtggtaggggaggaggaggaggatttgggAGAGGTggtgggggaggaagaggaggaggaggatttggtAGAGGTGGTGGTGGAAGAGGCGGCGGGGGAGGCTTCGGAAGAGGTGGCGGGGGAGGCTTCGGAAGAGGTGGcgggggaggaagaggaagaggaggtggcGGCGGTGGATTCAGGAGATAA